DNA from Tachypleus tridentatus isolate NWPU-2018 chromosome 8, ASM421037v1, whole genome shotgun sequence:
TCCGATGCAGAgggcctagttgctttgcgccgaTAAACgccaaacaaataattttactctCTGATGAGGCAGTAGCAAAAATTTCAGTTAAATAACTCACGTTACCTTTATTGCGTATCCGTGTGCAAAGCCTCTGGACAAAATTGAGTGGTGTCTGTTCGATATCTTTACACATGTTACTAAATTAGACAACTTATTGTGGGTTGTAAGAATTTATCAGTATATCAAATTTGATACACaaaatgaaacacacacacacacacaataaaagtTAAGAacatttttcaatgaaataaagtTTCCGTTCATTCAAGtggaagaaataaaatgaaataaattaaatcgAAATTAGAGATGTAAAATCTGATGTGTTTAATAATTGGTTGCCTTGAAATTTGTTATGTGAGTTAAGGAGCCGGTATAGAATATTATCTGAACATATGTGTAACTTTGGATTACCACAGTCCGAGATAGAGAAAGTGGAATATTGCAAAACTATCACTTTTACAACAGACAGGTCGTCTGGCCTTACAACATATTATCGTGTGTCTTGATTATATTTGTTGGTGGAATCAATGTTTTcagaaacgtttaataaatatttgtgccCCTacgtttcaattttgtttggtgaGAAAGCtacattttctagtttatggtACATGTAACGGTGATGCTAATTGGAATGAGCCATATtccaatatttattaataaaccaaatttgTTACACAGACTACCTACATCTATTTAATGTTTGTAACTCGAAGTACTGCGTGTAATATAATTTCggatatttaaaagtataagacTGTCTTTATATAGTTTCAATTATTTAATTCTGTCTGCTGTATACATTAGCTTACTTGTTTCACTGAAAAATCTTACGCTTTGGAATGACAATAGGGCAAAAATTATCGTAACATCTCgagaaattacattttatattttatattcagatGACAGCACTTGCTTTAATGAGTTGAGATTTAACGTGCAGAAGTAATTTAAAACACCAGTTTTTGCCTATTTTGGCAAGTAACTAATATTTATCTCTcactaattatttgtaattttacacCTTTTATgagttataatttatctcgaacggtCTCCGGCTtataatgttacgtattacgattttaaatagcctgaaactaagttaaattgtaatataaatttagaaattaattaaatgtcgatatgtatcaaatttgtgaTGTGTGCCTACAAAACTGATACactcagttttatttcttatgacaaatatacttttattaacggtttatatgatttatatataaacgTTCTACGAACTTACAAACAGTAATAAGTCTTCTGTCTCGTCTGGAAACGGATATTCTATAGATGGTTCAGGATGaacgaattaatttcgagttgagtTACTGTTTTAACCTTGGTCCTTCGATCTGCAGTTTGGCACCTTAATCAACGTGCAACACCTAGCTCAATTCACTAAAGACGCAATCATTTCTGAAACAATTTGGTGTTGAATCGTAAATATGAATACTATtacgatatatatatagtgtgtatatgtatcatattaatattaatattgtataatttatttctgtatgtaaattaatattaaaaatgttagtgTTTTCATTATAGAAGAAATacgaaacaaaaatatacacgaaaaactattaaaactaaattaaacgaATACTTTCCCAAGCGCCTAAACAATTACGCAAAGTCTATTTTAATCAGTGTTGTTTTGCAGTTTAAGCTACTAAATgataagtaaacattttattaatgttctGTTTAAAGAGTTTTATACAATTCTACACTTTAAGTACACGTACTGTTAACCTGTATCACATTTTCTTGTGCTGGATGTATCTTCTAACAACACTTTTAACCTGTAATATTCATAACGAGCCGTAACAGAGTAAAGCTTCCACAAAGAATGAAACCACAGACGATTTTTCTGTAGCATGTGATCCTACCGTATGTTTAGTATTATCTCTCTGTTATTGGCTGCTTTGTTACCAAACGCGATTTGTCCAATGAGAAAAACTGTTTGCAATGATTGGTACATATTAGCTTCATGAAAGTTGGAAATTGGCTGAAAAGTGTTGTGGGTGAATGATATAAAAACGGATTTCTAACCTTCGTGAAAACACTAACATTCTCAACATGAAAGTTGTATACGTAGCTCTCTTTCTGTTCGTGAACTTAACGTTGATGAACTGCAACGATATATCTTCAACCTTGCAATTTTTGTGTGGTAAGttcattttcaaactttaatGATCTTTGAAATATTTAGCAATAGTATTACTGaaataagtgttattattgtttacatatttaagtgaagcaattttcttttatattcaacTATactctataatttattataaagggaaacaataattttttctttttttttcgtaaAGCAATTTTTATGAAAGTTGATTcacaatataagaaaattattgtaatcaggtaaataaaacttttttaatgcagaaatgaatgaaaacaatCCTGGAAAAGTGAATAAAGTGAGAAACTGCATGGGAGACATTTTTAGAGAAAAGTCTGAAAGCGTAGGTGGTTCTGGTGTTATGatatttaaagttagaaaatGAAGTTTTGTCattaacagaaaatgttttattcagtaaGTTATACCAAAGTATTAATGAACATatcactatgttattatatttcgaCATAACTCTAAGATGTCGaacgattttattttaatttaatgcttTTCATTCTCTTTTTCAAGCATATTCGTACTTTCAGTTTATAAACATGGTAAtttgattgtaaaaaaatataatcatattttaatgtAGTTATAAGACTATTTAGTGCAATTATATCGTTCCTGGTATATTAATTTAATGCTATGTAAAAAAGTCGTAGAATATAATACTGAAGTTGATTCATTAGAAAGTATTTTTCATCTCAAGTTTTCAGATGCAATTGAAGGTTGTGAAAAGGCAACATATACTCACAAGAAGTATAACGAGTTATTGAATGTAGTGTGCACTGAAGAAAGACGTGTAGATGCACAGGTGATGATGAAATATTGTATCACTTTCTGTTTAATCTATGCTTATATAATCAGtctttaaaatatatctatttctttacattaacacgtattataatgaaatattagacTAAAAATATTCTCTATTATCCACCAGATGACAAATTAAAAAATGAGGTTACAGTTATCAACAGAAACTGTAATTTGGGAGTTTGAactatgagttgtttttttaaatatttgacaatGAAGAATTAAACCAATAGATTGGCTAACAGTGTAATTTATCCAACGTAACTACAGCGccttgaataaaattttaaacttgcgTCACTCGAGCCCATCAATAGTTCAGCGGTAGGTTTGCGGGCTTAATATGCTGAAACTCGAGTTGCAATACCCAAgatgggcagaacatagatagcccactgtgtaggtGTGCGCCAAATACTAACTTTAGAAGTTTAATATAGCTGAATTAGgcatagttttaattttgaattcgGGTCCATGTCTCATCTGTTTCTGCCCactctgtttaaaaacaaaaaaccaacaaaactggACACTCGATGTCGTTTAGATCAATTATAAATAGTGTTAGGATTATATTTtgagattattgttttattttaaaattataaacgatatttaaaatttgtttatatgaAGACTCGTTTGtcatatttgtaaatttaaactaCTCTGATCTTTTCAATCAAAATTAATTCTTACAATCATCAGAATTTTTCAGATATAACGTTAATGCTTGAAAtgtatctttaaaattaattatttatctaagTATTCTTAACTAGATACAACTATGTGTAACTATTGtataactataatttatatgAGGATAAATACAACACTATAGAAATATGATAATACAATGCAACTGTTTATTTGATTAAGAATAGAAACAGCACTACAGTCCTACGGtattataaagataaatgaaGGTACAGCTCACAAAATCACATGAGAGCCTAGTCTGGCCCAGTGATGTGTTACAGGTATAACGGAATAATAAGCATAATACTTGCTGATCGACTGTTCATGTGTTCTTAAAATCAAGGCAAGACAATGAGCTCTGGATTATGAGCCTGCAGGTTTAACTTCTGAAAAACCAACTGACTAACCGACTGAAGATGgagttaaaaaagtaaattataatgatATGAACATCTGACAATGAAAATACATGCTGCACTTGAAACGAACTTAATACTATCTTTGCGAAACTTGCTTGGATAAAGATGAACACACAATCAACAGAAGCAACAATTGAAGGAGATAAAATAGTCACATGAATTAAAGAGCAAGTCTACTCAACTTCACTTCTTATTCTCTTCATAGCTGAGAAattagaaaacatctgtaaatatCGCTGCTTCACGTGACAGCCTTAAAGTAGGAAGGTAAAACATATTTCGACAGAGAAGTAGAAATTGTTCTTGACTGGACGTTATATTACACAACATAAATTAGGGTGGAGTTTGggaaaaataaggaaacaaatcTTGTAACTTCGAAAATGTGTCGTCCATAACTCTATGTTATTAGGTAGGTATTAGGGTTGGGGAGTTATGAGCAACGGATTGCACGAGTTAACTTTACGGTCACTCAGAGCCCTATAAAACTGTATCACGTGTGATACATTCTTCTCTTAAATCTCTAAATCAATTTTAAAGCTTAAAGCAAACACAGTTTACGTTTTCTCAAACCTACAGTCTTCTActattttagataacattaagttttatttatttttgtatgcagaaaatgataaaatgtatcATGGAGAATTATAAAGCAGCTCAAGTGGATATAAATTTGACACACATCGAAATGAGGGAGAAATGTTTCTGAAGATGTAAGTTAATAAGGTTAAAATGTGCTTTATAACGATTAGACGTTGTTGGAGCTGTTTATAGAAATCTTAGTTTACGTCAAAAGTACGatcaaaatttattaacaaaatattgcaacgatgttatttattatattgatatttattttgttttcgttgGACACTAATTTGTTGCTATAACGATTCTTTTGTTATCGAAACTTATTTATGTTATGGCAATATGAGGTTAATTATTAAGGTTGGTCTttagattttacttattttactactttttttaaaataaggacCCAAAGACATTTAAGAAGAATCTACGTTTCTTTTAAATAGATTGATAAATATAAAGAGTAAAGCCCAACACGTATTTAGAACTGAGTTTTTTATTACATTCACCGTTTCCGATTGAGATGtttgaatttttaaacttttgaaaatgtatttttcaaatgaaattgACAGCAAAGTACAACACAGTTGCTCCTCATTGATTCAACGGACGTACAATACTTAAAATCTAGCTTAGGTAACAGTGACGAACACAAATAACTccatgtgtagttttgtgtttaacttaggAAGAAACGAGCATCACTGTTACTATAACTTTTCTCacttttttaaagcaaaataagatatttaatcatatattttttacaaatacttaGATAAGTGAAAATACATGTATGCATTAGAAGCATAGTACAATAACGGAAAAACAATGTGTATTCGTTCTACTACACCTTATACACAAGCTGATACTTGCTAAAGCAATCAGTCGGAACGATAATTATATTGGGATTTGATATAAAATGACACAGGTAAGACTCACTATAAAACTTCAGATACATTAAACTTTAGAATAATAATCCTGAAGTaatgtatgttgtttgtttgttgggtaCCAAAGACAACTGTGTCCTGTTTACATACTATATTAATAGCAACACTTTGTACTATGAAATGAAAAACCTCGTTGAAGAAATATTAACCAGTACGTGTATAGCATCCGAAATGatctgaaataaagaaacaaaagtggttgaaaaatatagattttattttacccaacacagaacaataacttataaatactaggtagaatagatattttaaaagttttcattttcatGACTGTCAGATTAAGATATGTAAGTCTAGTATACCAAGAAGGTAACGTAACTATGCCCATATTTTAGAACATTGAGCAAGTTTTGTTGTTCTCCACcacttttattatgaaataatttaacaaatatattttggtgTATAAATGCTTTTGAGTCTGTTCTTTgtgaattatcaaaaatatttaattatattaatgtaattaataattacagcttcaACGGATCATTCAATAGCTGTTGAGGACCAGCATCTACATATTacctatgatataataatttgaatctGCCATGGTATTTTCGTTTTTGGGATATGCTTAACcctcatatatttatatatgtaaaataaactcTGATAAAGCAACAGCAGTGTTGAAAGTAGACTGATTTATTTATACGGTTCTTAAATTGTGATAATGAAAAGCGTATACCGTGTGATTAGGATctttaatttacatatttgttgtttttattacttaattaaagAAGAAATCGAGtccttatttttcataaattaaagaGTTTTGACATACAAATTTCAACGAGGAAAATTGTAATCACTTTTAAgtattaaaaagtgaaaataaaggcatttaaaaattatatacgtATTAAAGGAGTTAATGATTAGAACCTAGAACTTATTCATTTATGTTTCAGAAACACGTAAGAATGATCCATAATCATAATGGTAACGTGTTACTAATGaacttatttattgttaagtGTAAATGTAATCAATGGACTATCTGCAATCTACCCGCTGCGagtattgaaatctgattttttatgCTATTGAGGAATTACAAACTTATATTTGAAAAGGGCTGCAAATAAACACGCTATTAACAGCCAAAACATGTATGaacaataaaaattcaaaaaatagtacgactataattataacaaatgaaaaaataatcaaTAGTCGATGATGAACCTTAAAATGTAAGTGATGAACTGGTAAGGTAAGAATCATTAACTATATGACCTTGAATATTTACTGATAGCGAGAATTTGTCGATCAAATCGTTACACAGTGAACTCAGTTCCAACAATGAAAACGAATTAAAGAAATGTGCATAAGAATTCAGTTTGAAATTGAAGGACCACATGAGGGAAGTAAAATCAATTGATAATCTAAGAAAAGGAACCTAGATAAAAATCAAAACTTAGTGCGCATAAGCTATTTAAATACAatcatcaaaattattaaattatttagaatacaattctcaataaaaagtatttcaaaacgtTTCGTTATACTTGATATACCTCgaaacagaataattttattcataaatgaGTGTGGTTTGGAATCCAGTTATGGGTACAACACTTttgtatacatgtaaatatttttatctttagaagtCGTTATTTAAAGGACAAGGCTACGCAAAGGGTTATCCGTGCtttgtccaccgcggggaatgaAACCCCAAATTCCATTGTGCTAAGTCTATTAACTTACAACTGACCCACTGGGAAGCTATTTTAAAGAAATAGtgttgttataagaaaaaaagcaaatatctaagaattattattgtttacacGTTACTCCATATTAACATACCTTAATGTTATGAGcagataaatgtatttatatgaaGACTTATATGAAGACAAATTTATAACTTCATAAATTATTCCGAGATTCttgtttagaagaaaaaaaattaatgttaatataataaacacaacttgAACATGAAAtggtcaaaattaaaatatagaaatatactttaatatatgcACCTCATGTTAGAACTAAGAAAATTAACATTGTTGATGTCAGTTTCGTTATCTTTCACTTGAAAGTAAACTAATTTGCTTCGTACAGGttctttaatatacatatatatattctaatttttattttacgaaaaaaaaaagagacatacAGAACATCAGAATAAACACATACTACTAAGGGTATGTATGAcagataataaacacaaaaaccgAGAGAAAGAGAATACCGCACAAAAGACGGAGACAATTAATTGTTGTTTaaaagcacaaagatacacaatgtgttatctgaACTCCGTCCACTGTGGTGAATCGAAATGCGGATTTTAGTGTAACAAATCAGCGAACTTATCGTTGACGCATCAGGTGACGTGACATTAAAAATTACCAGACTGTCGTCGTTACATGTCGTTAAAATCATTCGtcctaattattttctttcttgttaaatAATACAGCGTAATTCTAAACTTTTCTATGCATTTATACTTTTAGTGTAAGGAAGGTTGACGAATGCAGAGTACTAAAATAATCGTATTTTACTTACTGTGTCTAGATAGTATTagcaaaaagtaaaaataataatgcattTCACACTAGGTGATGAGATTTAGTAAAATTATCAGACTGTTGTCTTTACatttgaattttgtttgaaaagcattcgttttcagtattttgtttttcggTAAATCATGCAACgcaattataaaatgttaacgaTTGTTTTACTGTAAACAACCATCAAGTTATGTTGCCAATTGCTCTGTTACTTAATTTAATGAAAAGGAAATTATAACATAATCTGATTTCACCTAGAAATAGGAAGATCTTTTTATATATCTGAAAACTTATAGAAACTGTCTCATGTTGTAATAATCTCTATTACCGATTGTGTACTTTACATtaagtatatagttttatttattcattatacatAGCAAAACAGATCTTCAAAGCGTATTGGTAGTTAATCAAGCcaaataacagtatttttatgaAGAATTCATGTTTCTAATTTTAGTATTACCATCTGTGTTTTCCTTAACTAAACCCAGTCAAGTATGTGTAACTGTTTCACAACTATTTTCTCCAGCAGGTGTTTTTTCATATAC
Protein-coding regions in this window:
- the LOC143222056 gene encoding uncharacterized protein LOC143222056, encoding MKVVYVALFLFVNLTLMNCNDISSTLQFLCEMNENNPGKVNKVRNCMGDIFREKSESFSDAIEGCEKATYTHKKYNELLNVVCTEERRVDAQKMIKCIMENYKAAQVDINLTHIEMREKCF